In Tachysurus vachellii isolate PV-2020 chromosome 12, HZAU_Pvac_v1, whole genome shotgun sequence, the following are encoded in one genomic region:
- the trpv4 gene encoding transient receptor potential cation channel subfamily V member 4, with amino-acid sequence MNEVSTTLLKRCRLVRAETDPVSSSNTSLSQDASGDKEAVFPLSSVAGLLDAEENIVPAATRTETKPNLRNKFQGAFKKGITNPMDLLESTIYEAPGNTGPKQAPMDSLFDYGTYRAANNPKWRRKKLARGNTDNVVPCDELGSDTPRVLKLFNRTLLFDAVSRADPDALDGLLEFLQSHNKRLTDEEFKEPSTGKTCLLKALLNLYGGRNNTIPLLLDIAEQTGNLHEFVNTPFRDLYYRGQTALHIAIERRCKHYTELLVEKEADVHAQARGRFFQPREEGGYFYFGELPLSLASCTNQPAMVQYLIENSHKKADLRRQDSRGNTVLHALVRVADNTRENTRFVTKMYDLLLIKSAKLYPESNLEQVLNNDGMSPLMMAAKLGKIGVFQHIIRREIKDDEVRHLCRKFKDWAYGPVYSSLYDLSYLDTCGEDVSVLEILVYNSRIENRHEMLAVEPINELLRAKWQKFASMTFYISVVSYLITMIAFTLVAYYRPSGSTPPYPYVTTGDKLRLAGELITVGSGLFFFISNIKDLFLKKCPAVSSLFIDGSFQLLYFLYSVLVLVTVALYLAGVQHYVMVMVCALVLGWMNTLYFTRGFKLTGTYSIMIQKILFKDLFRFLLVYVLFMIGYASALVSLLNPCPPNTTDTTWDITVKSYCRDTVAFSTFLLDLFKLTIGLGNLEEMLQGMQYPAVCLILAVTYIVLSFVLLLNMLIALMGQTVTKVSKQSKKIWKLQWATTILDIERSLPVCLRKKFRVGEMVTVGKNWDGTPDKRWCFRVDEVKWSDWNHNLGIINEDPGLKEQNEHTHGNTRRLRRDRWSTVVPRVIELNRGSREHVVEMMEPLKNRNSFNSS; translated from the exons ATGAATGAG GTTTCCACCACATTATTAAAACGCTGTCGCCTGGTCAGAGCTGAGACGGACCCGGTTTCTAGCAGTAACACTTCCCTCAGTCAGGATGCTTCAGGGGACAAGGAAGCAGTGTTCCCTCTCTCGTCGGTGGCCGGCCTCCTGGATGCAGAGGAGAACATTGTTCCTGCTGCCACACGGACAGAGACCAAGCCCAATCTTCGCAACAAGTTCCAGGGAGCCTTCAAGAAGGGCATCACAAACCCCATGGACCTGCTTGAATCCACCATTTATGAGGCCCCGGGGAACACAGGCCCCAAACAGGCCCCTATGGACTCGCTGTTCGACTACGGCACATATCGCGCTGCCAATAATCCAAAATGGCGCAGGAAGAAGCTTGCTCGGGG gaacacagacaatgtggtgccctgtgatgagctCGGCTCGGATACTCCGAGGGTTCTGAAGTTGTTTAATCGCACGCTGCTGTTCGATGCTGTATCTCGGGCAGATCCGGATGCTCTTGACGGactgctggagttcctgcagagTCACAACAAGAGACTAACGGACGAGGAGTTCAAAG AGCCGTCCACAGGGAAAACGTGTCTTCTGAAAGCTCTGCTGAATTTATACGGTGGGAGGAACAACACCATCCCGCTGTTGTTGGACATCGCTGAGCAGACGGGGAACCTGCACGAGTTCGTCAACACGCCCTTCAGAGACCTCTACTACCGGG gtcAGACGGCACTGCACATTGCCATCGAGCGACgctgtaaacactacactgaGCTTCTGGTGGAGAAAGAAGCAGATGTTCATGCTCAGGCTCGAGGACGATTCTTCCAGCCCCGAGAAGAGGGGGGATATTTTTACTTTG GTGAGCTCCCTCTCTCATTGGCCAGCTGCACTAACCAGCCTGCCATGGTACAATATCTGATCGAGAACAGCCACAAGAAAGCAGATCTGCGACGTCAGGACTCACGTGGCAACACGGTCCTGCATGCGCTTGTGCGCGTGGCAGACAACACACGTGAAAACACACGTTTCGTCACTAAGATGTACGACCTGCTGCTTATCAAGAGCGCAAAGCTTTACCCAGAAAGCAACCTGGAGCAGGTGCTCAACAATGACGGCATGTCACCGCTCATGATGGCCGCCAAACTCGGCAAGATCGGG GTTTTTCAGCACATCATtcggagagaaataaaagatgaTGAGGTGCGTCACCTGTGCAGGAAGTTTAAGGACTGGGCGTATGGACCCGTTTACTCGTCTCTCTATGACCTGTCTTATCTGGACACCTGCGGCGAGGACGTCTCTGTGCTGGAGATCCTCGTCTATAACAGCAGGATCGAG AACCGTCATGAGATGTTGGCTGTGGAGCCAATTAATGAGCTGCTGAGGGCAAAATGGCAGAAATTTGCCTCCATGACGTTTTacatcagtgtggtgtcgtacCTCATCACCATGATCGCCTTCACACTCGTCGCCTACTACCGTCCTTCAGGAAGCACG CCTCCGTATCCATACGTAACGACAGGAGATAAACTGCGTCTGGCAGGAGAACTGATCACTGTCGGCTCTGGACTGTTTTTCTTCATAAGTAAC atAAAGGACCTGTTTCTGAAGAAATGTCCAGCAGTCAGCTCTTTGTTTATTGATGGATCCTTTCAACTCCTCTA TTTTCTGTACTCAGTGCTGGTGTTGGTGACGGTGGCTCTGTATCTGGCTGGAGTGCAGCACTAcgtgatggtgatggtgtgtGCGCTGGTCTTAGGATGGATGAACACACTCTATTTCACCAGAGGCTTCAAACTCACTGGCACATACAGCATCATGATCCAGAag ATTCTGTTTAAAGATCTGTTTCGCTTCTTGTTGGTCTACGTCCTCTTCATGATCGGCTACGCCTCAG CTCTGGTGTCTCTGCTCAATCCGTGTCCCCccaacaccacagacactacCTGGGACATCACAGTAAAGTCATACTGCAGAGACACAGTAGCTTTCAGCACCTTTCTGCTGGACCTGTTCAAACTGACCATCGGGCTGGGAAACCTGGAAGAAATGCTCCAGGGGATGCAATACCCAGCTGTCTGCCTCATCCTTGCTGTCACTTACATTGTGCTGTCCTTTGTGCTCCTGCTCAACATGCTGATCGCTCTGATGGGTCAGACCGTCACTAAGGTGTCCAAACAGAGCAAGAAGATCTGGAAGCTGCAG TGGGCCACAACGATCCTAGACATCGAGCGCTCTTTACCTGTGTGTCTGCGCAAAAAGTTCCGTGTGGGTGAAATGGTAACAGTGGGCAAGAACTGGGACGGGACGCCTGATAAACGCTGGTGCTTCAG AGTGGATGAGGTGAAATGGTCAGACTGGAACCACAATCTGGGAATCATTAATGAGGATCCAGGACTCAAAGAgcaaaatgaacacacacatggcaACACAAGACGACTGCGACGAG atcgCTGGTCCACAGTGGTTCCTCGTGTAATCGAGCTGAACAGAGGCTCCAGAGAACACGTGGTGGAAATGATGGAGCCGCTGAAGAACAGAAACAGTTTTAACTCAAGCTAG
- the LOC132855070 gene encoding H-2 class I histocompatibility antigen, Q9 alpha chain-like isoform X2 — protein sequence MEHSCVLVEVLIFLMMTFPQASAATHSLQYSYTALTPGLHFPEFTAVGLVDGEQFVSYDSNMRKMIPKTEWIQNISTDSPDYWNRETQDIQSDQEKVHQLLVTVMKDFNHTEGVHTLQRMYSCELDDDGTVRGFDQFGYDGEDFISLDLKTGTWTAAKPQAEIIRNQWNNDTGFTVDQKNYLENECINWLKKFVSYGRETLERKVRPEASVFQEYYFSSEVVCHATGFFPKAVMISWRKDGEDVHEDVELTETLPNQDGSFQKRSILKVTDEELEEHNYTCVIQHSSLEEELVLPMDIIWPEITSCWFEPEEYGEVLDGGPGGLSHGGKIGIIIGVVVVLVASVTGFLIWKKSKMSDLFKHVPLSSNA from the exons CCACACACTCTCTGCAGTACAGCTACACTGCACTCACACCAGGACTACATTTCCCAGAGTTCACTGCTGTTGGTCTGGTGGATGGAGAACAGTTTGTGTCCTATGACAGTAACATGAGGAAGATGATCCCAAAGACAGAGTGGATACAGAATATCAGCACTGATAGTCCAGATTACTggaacagagagacacaggacaTACAGAGTGATCAGGAGAAAGTCCATCAGCTCCTGGTTACAGTAATGAAAGACTTTAATCACACTGAAG gagttcACACACTCCAGAGGATGTACAGCTGTGAGCTGGATGATGACGGCACTGTCAGAGGATTCGATCAGTTCGGTTATGATGGAGAGGATTTCATCAGTCTGGATCTGAAAACTGGAACCTGGACTGCAGCTAAACCACAAGCTGAGATCATCAGGAACCAGTGGAATAATGATACTGGTTTTACTGTGGACCAGAAAAACTACCTGGAGAACGAGTGTATCAACTGGTTAAAGAAGTTTGTGTCTTACGGCAGAGAGACTCTGGAGAGGAAAG TTCGTCCTGAGGCATCAGTGTTCCAGGAGTACTATTTTTCATCAGAGGTGGTGTGTCACGCTACAGGTTTCTTCCCCAAAGCAGTGATGATCTCCTGGAGGAAGGACGGAGAGGATGTGCATGAGGACGTGGAGCTCACAGAGACGTTACCCAACCAGGATggaagcttccagaagagaagcATTCTGAAAGTCACTgatgaggagctggaggaacACAACTACACCTGTGTGATTCAGCACAGCAGCTTGGAGGAGGAGTTAGTGCTGCCCATGGACATAATCTGGCCTGAAATCACATCTTGTT GGTTTGAACCTGAAGAATATGGTGAAGTTTTGGATGGAGGACCAGGTGGATTATCACATGGTGGAAAGATTGGTATCATTATTGGTGTAGTTGTGGTTCTTGTTGCCAGTGTTACAGGATTTCTCATCTGGAAGAAGAGCAAAATGTCTG acTTGTTCAAACATGTTCCGCTCAGCTCCAATGCCT GA